In one window of Erythrolamprus reginae isolate rEryReg1 chromosome 1, rEryReg1.hap1, whole genome shotgun sequence DNA:
- the STX3 gene encoding syntaxin-3 isoform X1 codes for MKDRLEQLKAKQDDDEAEDELEIAIDNTAFMDEFFSEIEETRQNIDKVSKNVEEAKKLYSIILSAPIPEPKTKDDLEQLTTDIKKTANAVRNKLKSMERNIEQDSSQSSADLRIRKSQHSVLSRKFVEVMTKYNEAQVDFRERSKGRIQRQLEITGKNTTDEELEEMLESGNPSIFTSGIMDSQISKQALSEIEGRHKDIVRLENSIKELHDMFVDIAMLVENQGEIVDNIELNMMHTMDHIEKAREETKKALKYRSRARKKTIIIIVIIVAVLGIIALIIGLSVGLK; via the exons AAGCAGGACGATGACGAAGCCGAAGATGAATTGGAAATTGCTATTGACAACACTGCTTTCATGGATGAATTTTTTTCAGAG ATTGAAGAAACCCGGCAGAATATTGATAAAGTGTCAAAGAatgtagaagaggcaaaaaagctgTACAGCATTATCCTGTCTGCTCCTATCCCTGAACCAA AGACAAAGGATGATCTGGAGCAGCTGACAACAGACATCAAGAAAACAGCCAATGCTGTTCGAAACAAGCTTAAAA GTATGGAGCGGAATATTGAGCAGGATTCGTCTCAATCATCAGCTGACTTGCGGATACGAAAGTCCCAG CATTCAGTTCTTTCCCGAAAATTTGTGGAGGTGATGACTAAATACAACGAGGCGCAGGTTGACTTCCGAGAACGGAGTAAAGGGAGGATCCAGCGACAGCTTGAGATCA CTGGAAAAAATACAACAGATGAAGAACTAGAGGAAATGTTAGAGAGCGGGAATCCATCGATATTCACCTCTGGG ATCATGGATTCCCAGATCTCGAAGCAAGCGCTGAGTGAGATTGAGGGACGACATAAAGATATTGTGCGGCTTGAGAATAGCATCAAGGAGCTTCATGACATGTTTGTGGACATTGCCATGCTGGTAGAAAATCAG GGTGAAATTGTAGATAATATAGAACTGAACATGATGCACACCATGGACCACATAGAGAAAGCACGTGAGGAAACGAAGAAGGCTTTAAAATATAGGAGTAGGGCACGCAAG AAAACAATAATTATCATTGTGATAATAGTAGCCGTGCTGGGAATTATAGCTCTCATTATTGGGCTTTCAGTCGGactgaaataa